From Juglans regia cultivar Chandler chromosome 6, Walnut 2.0, whole genome shotgun sequence, the proteins below share one genomic window:
- the LOC108985377 gene encoding uncharacterized protein LOC108985377 has translation MCSAMSETEVTALKDTLQAQQKLLQKLYIELDQEREASSTAASEALSMILRLQEEKAAVQMEASQYKRLAEEKMSYAENSLSVFEDLMHNKEMEIASLEFQVQAYRWKLLSMGCGDLGAYESRFPENLFLQMNDSCKVETGVDSIVRRWNSLPSIQPKDSHKKENNLERERSGIPMSDLVPKIVKQNADQEINVQNLDLEKRAGHFTSGTFDLYLEQIRTLDEQVKEISDCKVSGKPNSASLKSENPQESIGKICDQTCGESVTNQDQVKLHEHVLERETIVSSSCSSNVQDIFEVPQNNGNCKALEKPKKEQSKPILEGENRLGKPDLVAGDTFQLNMKEAKKIVLCANNDNKLCKARNEVGVACNMAFIDPRTGVSESQANFQQLSQRIEQLERERICFRQEISEAGDKELKFLKEIREQLNMIQTELKSWRTTPIKTRSSRSKKSPPQDQQSLHSITEAMLYFWI, from the exons ATGTGTTCTGCGATGTCTGAAACTGAAGTTACAGCTCTAAAAGATACTCTTCAAGCTCAACAAAAACTTTTGCAAAAACTGTACATTGAGTTAGATCAGGAAAGAGAAGCTTCGTCAACAGCAGCTAGTGAAGCTCTGTCCATGATACTGCGTTTGCAAGAAGAGAAGGCTGCTGTACAGATGGAAGCAAGTCAATATAAGAGACTGGCAGAGGAAAAGATGTCTTATGCTGAGAACTCTCTTTCAGTTTTTGAAGATCTTATGCATAATAAAGAGATGGAAATTGCATCTCTTGAGTTTCAAGTTCAGGCTTATAGGTGGAAACTTCTTAGCATGGGTTGTGGTGATTTGGGTGCCTATGAAAGTAGGTTTCCAGAGAATTTGTTTTTGCAAATGAATGACTCTTGCAAGGTGGAAACAGGTGTTGATAGCATTGTAAGAAGATGGAATTCTCTGCCTTCAATTCAGCCCAAAGATTCCCAcaagaaggaaaataatttggaaAGAGAAAGATCTGGGATCCCCATGTCAGATTTGGTTCCAAAGATAGTGAAGCAAAATGCAGACCAGGAAATTAATGTTCAAAACTTGGATTTAGAGAAGAGAGCTGGACATTTCACTAGTGGAACCTTTGACTTGTACTTGGAGCAGATCAGAACGTTAGATGAACAAGTAAAAGAGATATCTGATTGCAAAGTTTCTGGAAAACCTAATTCTGCAAGTTTGAAGAGTGAGAATCCACAAGAAAGCATTGGCAAAATATGTGACCAAACATGTGGAGAAAGTGTTACTAATCAGGATCAAGTCAAACTTCATGAACATGTACTGGAAAGGGAGACAATTGTTAGTTCTTCTTGTTCCTCAAATGTCCAGGATATTTTTGAAGTCCCACAAAATAATGGAAATTGCAAAGCACTTGAAAAACCGAAAAAAGAACAGAGTAAGCCGATCTTGGAAGGCGAGAACAGGCTAGGAAAGCCAGATTTGGTTGCCGGGGATACTTTTCAATTGAATATGAAAGAGGCAAAGAAAATTGTGCTCTGTGCAaacaatgataacaaattatGTAAAGCAAGAAATGAAGTAGGTGTTGCCTGCAATATGGCTTTTATTGACCCAAGAACGGGTGTTTCTGAATCTCAAGCCAATTTTCAACAGTTGTCTCAGCGAATTGAacagcttgagagagagagaatttgttTCAGGCAAGAAATTAGTGAGGCAGGGGACAAGGAATTGAAGTTCCTAAAGGAGATACGTGAGCAGCTTAATATGATACAGACCGAGTTGAAAAGTTGGAGAACTACACCAATCAAAACAAGAAGTTCGAGATCTAAGAAATCCCCTCCACAAGATCAGCAATCTCTGCATTCTATTACTGAG GCAATGCTATACTTTTGGATTTAA
- the LOC108985378 gene encoding calcineurin subunit B-like, producing the protein MGNTSSMLTQYDIEEVQEHCNCSFSQQEIVSLYQRFCQLDRSGGGFISAEEFLSVPEFAVNPLSQRLLRMLDGWNFKEFVAFLSAFSPRATTQQKIEFIFKVYDSDGNGRVAMNDMLEVLRDLTGQFISEQQREQVLTHVLEEAGYTKDSLLVLSDFMKILGNTGLKMEVEVPVD; encoded by the exons ATGGGTAACACATCGTCAATGCTCACGCAGTACGATATCGAAGAGGTTCAGGAACACTGCAACTGCTCCT TTTCGCAGCAGGAGATAGTGTCGCTGTACCAGAGGTTTTGTCAGCTCGATCGCAGTGGCGGTGGTTTCATATCAGCCGAGGAGTTCTTGTCCGTTCCTGAATTCGCCGTCAACCCTCTGTCTCAG AGATTGTTGAGGATGCTGGATGGATGGAACTTTAAGGAATTTGTGGCATTCTTGTCCGCATTCAGTCCTCGTGCGACCACACAACAGAAGATTGAAT TTATTTTTAAGGTTTACGATTCGGATGGCAATGGGAGAGTCGCAATGAATGACATGCTGGAAGTTTTGCGGGATTTGACCGGACAATTTATATCTGAACAACAGAGAGAG CAAGTTTTAACCCATGTCCTTGAGGAAGCAGGCTACACAAAGGATTCTTTGTTAGTTTTGTCCGACTTCATGAAG ATTCTTGGCAATACCGGTTTGAAGATGGAGGTTGAGGTTCCAGTGGATTAA
- the LOC108985380 gene encoding uncharacterized protein LOC108985380 — protein sequence MAMYIRVKRSKTTYFIRCDPTETILDIKEKLHVLIEQPVNNQRLILVGTGEVLEDSKTLADQKVENDAVVALTLRKDGNEFEEVDIVRPNDFCQSRDGDGGNW from the exons ATG GCTATGTATATCCGTGTTAAGCGTAGCAAGACAACTTACTTTATTCGATGTGATCCGACTGAAACAATTCTAGACATAAAGGAGAAATTGCATGTCCTCATTGAACAACCAGTTAACAATCAGCGTTTAATCCTAGTTGGTACTGGGGAAGTATTAGAGGATTCAAAGACATTGGCAGATCAGAAG GTTGAAAATGATGCAGTTGTGGCACTGACCTTGAGAAAAG ATGGTAATGAGTTCGAGGAGGTGGACATTGTACGGCCAAACGACTTCTGTCAATCTCGTGATGGAGATGGTGGCAATTGGTAA